A genomic segment from Bradyrhizobium diazoefficiens USDA 110 encodes:
- a CDS encoding ATP-dependent acyl-CoA ligase, with protein sequence MPNQQTAAGIVGPFDGLDVPWLLKMRAEVRSSHPFLIWAPFDAPARHWSYGEFHERVGALAAGLAKRGVRPGEYVLIHLDNCIEALLAWFACVELGTIAVTTNTRSAPAEMEYFADHCGAVAAITQPSYAEILAKHCRNLRWIAVTSHDAGAAPAQPVAHGDSFEALFADSADRPRRVADPLAPCSVQYTSGTTSRPKAVLWTHANALWGAKVNAAHEDLHAGDVHQAYLPLFHTNALAYSMLATLWVGATCVIQPRFSASRFWRVAREHGSTWTSTIPFCMKALLEQEIPKDHKFRLWGSAVNEPPAFAAFGVKIIGWWGMTETITHGIVGEVDQPNIPMSIGRAAPEYQIRITDDDGRPTEVGDTGNLSIKGIRGLSLFAEYLHNEKATRESFDAHGFFLTGDRVERLANGFIRFGDRAKDMLKVGGENVAASEIEQVIALVPGVREAAVVAKKHPMLDEVPVVFIIPHGGVAGAAPDLHDSVMAACRKGLADFKVPREIRLVDDMPRSTLEKVAKAELRKMVG encoded by the coding sequence ATGCCCAATCAACAGACCGCAGCCGGAATCGTGGGCCCGTTTGACGGGCTGGATGTGCCCTGGCTCCTGAAGATGCGCGCCGAGGTGCGCAGCTCACATCCGTTCCTGATCTGGGCGCCGTTCGACGCGCCGGCGCGGCACTGGAGCTATGGCGAGTTTCACGAGCGGGTCGGCGCGCTCGCGGCGGGGCTGGCGAAGCGCGGCGTCAGGCCGGGCGAATATGTGCTCATTCACCTGGACAATTGCATCGAGGCGCTGCTGGCCTGGTTTGCCTGCGTCGAGCTGGGCACCATCGCAGTGACCACAAACACGCGTTCGGCGCCGGCCGAGATGGAATATTTTGCGGATCATTGCGGCGCGGTTGCCGCCATCACGCAACCGTCCTACGCCGAGATCCTTGCAAAGCACTGCCGCAATCTGCGCTGGATCGCGGTGACCTCGCACGATGCGGGCGCGGCGCCGGCACAGCCCGTCGCGCACGGCGACAGCTTCGAGGCGCTGTTCGCCGACAGCGCCGACCGCCCGAGGCGCGTGGCCGATCCGCTCGCGCCGTGCAGCGTGCAATACACCTCCGGCACGACATCGCGGCCGAAGGCGGTGCTGTGGACCCACGCCAACGCGCTGTGGGGCGCCAAGGTCAACGCCGCGCATGAGGATCTGCACGCCGGCGACGTGCACCAGGCCTATCTGCCGCTGTTTCACACCAACGCGCTGGCCTACTCCATGCTGGCGACGCTTTGGGTCGGGGCGACCTGCGTGATTCAGCCGCGCTTCTCCGCAAGCCGGTTCTGGCGCGTCGCGCGCGAGCACGGCTCGACCTGGACCTCGACCATTCCCTTCTGCATGAAGGCGCTGCTCGAGCAGGAGATCCCGAAGGACCACAAATTCCGCCTGTGGGGCAGCGCCGTCAACGAGCCGCCGGCCTTTGCCGCGTTCGGCGTCAAGATCATCGGCTGGTGGGGCATGACCGAGACCATCACCCACGGCATCGTCGGCGAGGTCGATCAGCCCAACATCCCGATGTCGATCGGCCGCGCCGCGCCTGAGTACCAGATCCGGATCACCGACGATGACGGACGGCCGACCGAGGTCGGCGACACCGGCAATCTCTCGATCAAGGGCATCCGCGGCCTGTCGCTGTTCGCCGAATATCTCCACAACGAGAAAGCCACGCGCGAGAGCTTCGACGCGCACGGCTTCTTCCTCACCGGCGACCGCGTCGAGCGGCTGGCGAACGGCTTCATCAGGTTCGGCGACCGCGCCAAGGACATGCTGAAGGTCGGCGGCGAGAACGTCGCGGCCTCCGAGATCGAGCAGGTGATCGCGCTCGTCCCCGGCGTGCGCGAGGCGGCGGTGGTGGCGAAGAAGCACCCGATGCTGGACGAGGTGCCGGTCGTCTTCATCATCCCGCACGGCGGCGTCGCGGGCGCAGCGCCGGACCTGCATGACAGCGTGATGGCCGCCTGCCGCAAAGGCCTCGCCGACTTCAAGGTGCCGCGCGAGATCAGGCTGGTCGACGACATGCCGCGCTCGACGCTAGAGAAGGTGGCGAAGGCGGAGCTGAGGAAGATGGTGGGGTGA
- a CDS encoding VOC family protein, whose amino-acid sequence MPVKVEALDHLVINVADVAVTAEWYRKILGMEVKVFDPGGGKAPRTSLQFGNQKINVRPRDADKVEWFTADHQTAGSEDLCFLTSAAPDEVVAHLQAHGVAIEEGPVPKQGARGTLRSVYCRDPDGSLIEISSYEN is encoded by the coding sequence ATGCCGGTCAAGGTCGAGGCCCTCGATCACCTCGTGATCAACGTCGCCGACGTCGCGGTGACCGCGGAGTGGTACCGCAAGATTCTCGGCATGGAAGTCAAGGTGTTCGACCCCGGCGGCGGCAAAGCGCCGCGGACTTCCCTTCAATTCGGTAACCAGAAGATCAACGTCCGGCCGCGCGATGCCGACAAGGTCGAGTGGTTCACCGCCGATCACCAGACCGCCGGCAGCGAGGATCTGTGCTTCCTCACCTCCGCCGCGCCCGACGAGGTGGTGGCGCATTTGCAGGCACATGGCGTCGCGATCGAGGAGGGCCCGGTTCCCAAGCAGGGCGCCCGCGGCACGCTGCGCTCGGTCTATTGCAGGGATCCGGACGGCAGCCTGATCGAGATCTCGTCGTACGAAAACTAG
- a CDS encoding Bug family tripartite tricarboxylate transporter substrate binding protein: MITRRTALGLLAATPLAASPLSKALAADYPARPVKWVVGYPPGGATDILARLIGQRLSEKLGQQFVIENKPGAGNNIATESVINAEPDGYTLQLVNPANYINASLYTNLKFNFVRDIAPVASFQRVPNVMTVNKDVPAKTVAEFIEYVKANPGKVNMASSGNGTSVHLSGEMFMAMTGCKMQHVPYRGAAPAITDMLGGQVQVIFDNMPSIIQHIRSGSLRAIGVTTAQRSPQLPDVPAIGETVKDYEASALFGMGAPKNTPKEIIAKLNDEINTLMKEPDMTKRLVELGGEPRVQTPEAFGEEIKAETEKWKKVVEFAGLKVE; this comes from the coding sequence ATGATCACTCGCCGTACCGCGCTGGGCCTGCTTGCCGCCACTCCTCTTGCAGCCAGCCCGCTGTCGAAGGCCCTTGCCGCCGATTATCCGGCTCGCCCGGTGAAATGGGTGGTCGGCTATCCGCCGGGCGGTGCCACCGACATCCTGGCACGGCTGATCGGCCAGCGGCTGTCGGAAAAGCTCGGCCAGCAATTCGTGATCGAGAACAAGCCGGGCGCCGGCAACAATATCGCCACCGAATCCGTGATCAATGCCGAGCCCGACGGCTACACGCTGCAGCTGGTCAATCCGGCCAACTACATCAACGCCTCGCTCTACACCAACCTGAAGTTCAACTTCGTGCGCGACATCGCGCCGGTCGCCTCGTTCCAGCGCGTGCCGAACGTGATGACCGTGAACAAGGACGTGCCGGCCAAGACCGTCGCCGAGTTCATCGAATACGTGAAGGCCAATCCCGGCAAGGTCAACATGGCCTCGTCAGGCAACGGCACCTCGGTGCACCTGTCCGGCGAGATGTTCATGGCGATGACCGGCTGCAAGATGCAGCACGTGCCCTATCGCGGCGCGGCGCCCGCGATCACCGACATGCTCGGCGGTCAGGTGCAGGTGATCTTCGACAACATGCCCTCGATCATCCAGCACATCCGTTCGGGCAGCCTGCGTGCGATCGGCGTCACCACCGCGCAGCGCTCGCCGCAACTGCCCGACGTGCCGGCGATCGGCGAGACCGTGAAGGACTACGAGGCGAGCGCGCTGTTCGGCATGGGGGCGCCGAAGAACACGCCGAAGGAAATCATCGCCAAGCTCAACGATGAGATCAACACGCTGATGAAGGAGCCCGACATGACCAAGCGTCTGGTCGAGCTCGGCGGCGAGCCGCGGGTGCAGACCCCCGAGGCGTTCGGCGAGGAGATCAAGGCCGAGACCGAGAAGTGGAAGAAGGTCGTCGAGTTCGCCGGCCTGAAGGTCGAGTAG
- a CDS encoding DUF3551 domain-containing protein has protein sequence MRKTQLVLLTLGATALAGVVTVTPAAARDYPWCAQGGEYDYPGECAYSTYEQCLASVSGRLLYCGPNPLMAYGQVPQRQPQPRRRTRPVAPY, from the coding sequence ATGCGCAAGACGCAACTGGTCCTGCTGACATTGGGTGCGACGGCCCTTGCCGGTGTCGTCACCGTCACGCCCGCCGCGGCGCGCGACTATCCCTGGTGCGCCCAGGGCGGCGAATATGATTATCCCGGCGAATGCGCCTACAGCACCTACGAGCAGTGTCTGGCCAGTGTGTCCGGCCGGCTATTGTACTGCGGCCCCAATCCGCTCATGGCCTATGGCCAGGTGCCGCAGCGCCAACCGCAGCCGCGCCGGCGCACGCGGCCCGTCGCGCCGTACTAG
- a CDS encoding DUF3551 domain-containing protein produces the protein MRKAQFVLGTMVLVWLAGGSPARADYAWCIQDSEYGYPGDCSYQTREQCLLSASGRKGFCGQNPALVTRAPPQPAPRARHAPPY, from the coding sequence ATGCGCAAGGCGCAATTCGTGCTGGGCACCATGGTCCTTGTGTGGCTCGCCGGCGGCAGCCCGGCGCGGGCGGACTATGCGTGGTGCATTCAGGATTCGGAATATGGCTATCCCGGCGACTGCTCCTATCAAACCCGGGAGCAGTGTCTGCTGAGCGCCTCAGGCCGCAAGGGCTTTTGCGGTCAGAATCCCGCCTTGGTCACGCGAGCGCCACCTCAGCCGGCTCCGCGAGCCCGGCACGCTCCGCCATACTAG
- a CDS encoding ArsR/SmtB family transcription factor encodes MQIRARGFLLDAFSFTSILNHMVKYQDETLDRTFAALSDPTRRALLARLGEQDSLSVSELAAPFPVSLPAIMKHLDVLTDAGLIVREKTGRTVSCRLTAQPMEQAMNWLNRYAQFWSDNLDRLAAFVEEETWPTQPSTPIPAAPSARQNVQANVQASRSRAGSARGRKKSTPPGRRPRS; translated from the coding sequence GTGCAGATCCGGGCGCGCGGGTTCCTGCTTGACGCCTTCTCGTTCACGTCTATACTAAACCACATGGTTAAGTATCAGGACGAGACGCTGGACCGGACCTTTGCGGCGCTATCCGACCCGACGCGGCGTGCGCTTCTCGCCCGCCTCGGCGAGCAGGACAGCTTGTCGGTGAGCGAGCTGGCCGCGCCGTTTCCGGTCTCGCTGCCGGCGATCATGAAGCATCTCGATGTGCTCACGGACGCAGGCCTGATCGTGCGCGAGAAAACCGGTCGCACGGTCTCGTGCCGGCTCACCGCGCAGCCGATGGAGCAGGCGATGAACTGGCTCAATCGTTACGCGCAGTTCTGGTCCGACAATCTAGATCGTCTTGCCGCCTTCGTGGAGGAAGAGACATGGCCAACACAGCCGTCAACGCCGATTCCCGCAGCGCCGAGCGCCCGGCAGAACGTCCAAGCGAACGTCCAAGCCTCACGCTCACGCGCCGGCTCCGCGCGCGGCCGGAAAAAGTCTACGCCGCCTGGACGCAGGCCGCGCAGCTAG
- a CDS encoding DUF899 domain-containing protein: MQPHQIVSREQWIAARKTLMAHEKELTAARERLAEERRALPWVKVDKDYVFDGPNGKVTLGDLFKGRPQLVVQHVMFAPDWEAACKSCSFWADGLDRMVPHLAARDTATVAISLAPIAKLEDFKAPMGWTFDWVSSGSNDFNRDYGVTFSPEQIATGKPMYNFGTTKIYGPELPGISVFYRNEAGEIFHTYSCFARGLDMMNAAYQYLDLTPLGRHEEGLPYPMDWVRLRDQYEPQATKGACCHG, translated from the coding sequence ATGCAACCCCATCAGATCGTTTCGCGCGAGCAATGGATCGCGGCTCGCAAAACCCTTATGGCGCATGAGAAGGAGCTCACAGCGGCGCGCGAGCGCCTCGCCGAGGAGCGCCGCGCGCTGCCCTGGGTCAAGGTCGACAAGGATTACGTGTTCGACGGACCGAACGGCAAGGTGACGCTCGGCGATCTCTTCAAGGGGCGTCCGCAGCTCGTCGTCCAGCACGTGATGTTCGCGCCCGACTGGGAAGCGGCCTGCAAGAGCTGCTCGTTCTGGGCCGACGGTCTTGATCGCATGGTGCCGCATTTGGCCGCGCGCGATACCGCGACGGTCGCAATCTCGCTGGCGCCGATCGCAAAGCTCGAGGACTTCAAGGCGCCGATGGGGTGGACCTTCGACTGGGTCTCGTCGGGAAGCAACGACTTCAACCGGGATTACGGCGTGACGTTCTCGCCGGAGCAGATCGCCACGGGCAAGCCGATGTACAATTTCGGCACCACGAAGATCTACGGGCCGGAGCTGCCGGGCATCAGCGTGTTCTACCGCAACGAGGCCGGTGAGATCTTCCACACCTATTCCTGCTTCGCCCGCGGCCTCGACATGATGAACGCCGCTTATCAGTACCTCGACCTCACCCCGCTCGGCCGTCACGAGGAGGGGCTGCCCTATCCGATGGACTGGGTGCGCCTGCGCGACCAGTACGAGCCGCAGGCGACGAAGGGTGCGTGCTGCCACGGGTGA
- a CDS encoding S1C family serine protease produces the protein MFKTTVVACVLQMVLAGVAHAAGPFGTIRVGNWNGGAYSNDSTGAFSHCAASTPYANGVTLLVGQDANSSWLLGFANPAFRFKKGENLTIDVTFDGQAEVRLFATAFSEVMVSAVLPTNVARALQKASLMVAVARGTPFQFSLTSTAPLVAAITNCVTRVKADGLDKAGDFTKIAAKPQTAPDKQASPATGGKSARTKSGTGFVVSANGHVVTNNHVIDGCVGDIKGNLTGEASMALRVVSSDANNDLALLQAPSTAAFKDFARIRDRSIRSGDSVIAIGFPYHGMLTSDFTVTTGIVSSLSGMRNDTRFLQISAPVQPGNSGGPLFDATGQIVGVVTGKVDALRIAVATGNIPENINFAIKTGVLRDFLDNSVVPYQTAEPKAELKTTDIAGNARPYTMLISCNATEQADAKR, from the coding sequence ATGTTCAAGACGACTGTTGTTGCGTGCGTGCTACAGATGGTCCTGGCCGGTGTGGCCCATGCGGCGGGGCCTTTCGGCACGATCCGCGTCGGCAACTGGAACGGTGGCGCCTATTCCAATGATTCGACCGGCGCGTTCTCTCACTGCGCCGCAAGCACACCTTACGCCAACGGCGTTACCTTGCTTGTTGGCCAGGATGCAAACAGCTCGTGGCTGCTCGGCTTTGCCAATCCGGCATTTCGCTTCAAGAAGGGTGAGAACCTCACGATCGACGTAACCTTCGACGGTCAGGCCGAGGTGAGACTCTTCGCGACCGCGTTTTCGGAGGTGATGGTCTCGGCAGTTCTGCCCACCAACGTCGCCCGCGCGCTCCAGAAGGCGAGTCTGATGGTGGCGGTGGCGAGAGGTACGCCCTTTCAGTTCAGCCTGACGTCGACTGCGCCTTTGGTGGCTGCGATTACCAATTGTGTGACCAGAGTCAAAGCCGACGGCCTGGATAAGGCCGGCGATTTTACAAAGATTGCCGCCAAGCCGCAGACCGCGCCGGACAAGCAGGCATCACCGGCAACCGGCGGCAAATCTGCTCGAACCAAGAGCGGCACCGGCTTCGTGGTCAGCGCCAACGGCCACGTCGTCACCAACAACCATGTGATCGACGGCTGCGTCGGCGACATCAAGGGCAACCTCACCGGCGAGGCCTCGATGGCGCTGCGCGTCGTGTCCAGCGATGCGAACAACGATCTCGCTTTGTTGCAGGCGCCGTCGACGGCGGCTTTCAAGGACTTTGCCCGTATCCGCGACCGCTCGATCCGCTCCGGCGATTCCGTCATCGCGATCGGCTTTCCTTACCATGGAATGCTGACCTCGGACTTCACCGTGACGACCGGTATCGTGAGCTCACTCAGCGGCATGCGCAACGACACGCGCTTCCTGCAGATCAGTGCGCCAGTGCAGCCCGGCAACAGCGGGGGCCCGCTGTTCGACGCCACCGGGCAGATCGTGGGCGTCGTTACCGGAAAGGTCGACGCGCTCCGCATCGCCGTAGCGACCGGCAACATTCCCGAGAACATCAACTTCGCCATCAAGACCGGCGTGCTGCGCGACTTCCTCGACAATTCCGTGGTGCCCTATCAGACCGCCGAGCCTAAGGCCGAGCTCAAGACCACCGACATCGCCGGCAACGCGCGGCCCTATACGATGCTGATCTCGTGCAACGCGACGGAGCAGGCCGACGCGAAGCGGTAG
- a CDS encoding winged helix-turn-helix domain-containing protein: MSKTDSAPFSYEGLDRVIHEKARLGLLTSLMAHPKGLAFADLKQLCGLTDGNLSRHLAVLQEAGLVEVTKGYEGNRPHTTCRLTRAGRRRFLDYLAVLERLVRDAAKAAGREAPPLGRLGIIST; encoded by the coding sequence ATGTCGAAGACTGACAGCGCGCCTTTTTCCTATGAAGGGCTCGACCGCGTCATCCACGAGAAGGCGAGGCTCGGGCTTCTGACCTCGCTGATGGCGCATCCGAAGGGGCTGGCGTTCGCCGACCTCAAGCAGCTCTGCGGCCTTACCGACGGCAATCTCAGCCGGCATCTCGCCGTGCTGCAGGAGGCCGGCCTCGTCGAGGTAACCAAGGGCTATGAGGGCAATCGCCCGCACACCACATGCCGGCTGACCAGGGCAGGCCGCCGCCGCTTCCTCGACTATCTGGCCGTGCTCGAGCGCCTGGTGCGCGACGCCGCCAAGGCCGCCGGTCGCGAAGCGCCGCCGCTCGGCCGTCTCGGTATCATCTCGACCTGA
- a CDS encoding di-trans,poly-cis-decaprenylcistransferase: MQSDMTSRSEKLHVGIIMDGNGRWATRRGLSRLRGHEAGVETIRRIVEAAPKQGIGTLTLYAFSTDNWRRPKAEVAALMTLLRFYLANEVQSLVKNGVRLTVIGRRDRLPDGIANAIARAEAATAHGSTLHLRIAVDYSARDAILNAAAKAAALTSLTREAFSQLVTGEAGLRDVDLIIRTSGEKRLSDFLLWEGAYAELHFTERMWPEFDAGDLAEALAAFHGRERRFGGLQAIMPEEVPSLSRV, translated from the coding sequence ATGCAAAGTGACATGACCTCTCGCAGCGAGAAGCTTCACGTCGGCATCATCATGGACGGCAACGGCAGATGGGCGACGCGGCGCGGCCTGTCGCGGCTGCGCGGCCACGAGGCCGGCGTCGAGACGATCCGCCGCATCGTCGAGGCGGCGCCCAAGCAGGGCATCGGCACGCTGACGCTCTATGCGTTCTCGACCGACAATTGGCGAAGGCCGAAGGCCGAGGTCGCAGCGCTGATGACCCTGCTGCGCTTCTATCTCGCCAACGAGGTGCAGAGCCTGGTGAAGAACGGGGTGCGTCTCACCGTGATCGGCCGCCGCGACCGGCTGCCTGACGGCATCGCGAATGCGATCGCGCGGGCCGAAGCGGCCACCGCCCACGGCAGCACGCTTCACCTGCGCATCGCCGTCGATTATTCCGCGCGCGATGCCATCCTCAACGCGGCGGCGAAGGCGGCGGCGCTGACCAGCCTCACCCGCGAAGCGTTCTCGCAGCTCGTCACCGGCGAGGCCGGTTTGCGCGACGTCGATCTCATCATCCGCACCTCGGGCGAGAAGCGGCTGTCGGACTTCCTGCTGTGGGAAGGCGCCTATGCCGAGCTGCACTTCACCGAGCGGATGTGGCCGGAATTCGATGCGGGCGATCTCGCCGAGGCGCTCGCCGCGTTCCACGGCCGTGAGCGGCGCTTCGGCGGCCTCCAGGCGATCATGCCCGAGGAGGTGCCGTCACTCTCGCGGGTATGA
- the bchE gene encoding magnesium-protoporphyrin IX monomethyl ester anaerobic oxidative cyclase, with protein sequence MRVLLVNVPHPSIGSRIPDDHLPPLGLLAIGGPLIDDGHAVRLIDAEFGPMSIAEVVSEATGFAPDAVLFGHSGSTSGHPVIAAVACALVKVMPRVLIVYGGVFPTYHWREILHDEPYVSAIVRGEGEETARRLMRALEYGRDLADIAGIAFRDVSGPRATQPAPVIANLDACRIGWELIDHARYSYWGGLRAVVVQFSRGCPHLCNYCGQRGFWTRWRHRDPVRFAKELARLHREQGVKVINFADENPTVSKKVWRAFLEALIAENVDLILVGSTRADDIVRDADILHLYKKAGWQRFLLGLENTDERTLELIRKGATTAVDREAIRLLRQHGILSMATWVVGFEEETDRDHWRGLKQLLAYDPDQVQLLYVTPHRWTPYFRLAAERRVIQPDRRRWDYKHQVLATRHMAPWRVLAWFKFTEMVLQCRPKAIWRVLFQRDAGLRHAMRWYTQMGRRVWPHEILEFLRARRLKWGPSVREFWGAPQDDEEQSMTATRPERRVGRREAA encoded by the coding sequence ATGCGTGTTCTTCTTGTCAACGTGCCTCATCCCTCGATCGGAAGCCGAATTCCCGATGATCATCTTCCGCCGCTGGGTTTGCTCGCGATCGGCGGACCGCTGATCGACGACGGCCATGCGGTGCGGCTGATCGACGCCGAATTCGGCCCCATGTCGATCGCCGAGGTCGTCAGCGAAGCGACGGGCTTCGCCCCGGATGCCGTGCTGTTCGGCCATTCCGGCTCGACTTCCGGACATCCCGTGATCGCGGCGGTTGCTTGTGCCCTGGTGAAGGTCATGCCGCGCGTGCTGATCGTCTACGGCGGCGTCTTCCCGACCTACCATTGGCGCGAAATTCTGCACGATGAACCCTATGTCAGCGCGATCGTGCGCGGCGAAGGTGAAGAGACCGCGCGGCGCCTGATGCGCGCGCTGGAATACGGTCGCGATCTCGCCGACATAGCCGGCATCGCGTTCCGCGATGTCTCAGGTCCCCGCGCGACGCAGCCGGCGCCGGTGATCGCAAACCTCGACGCCTGTCGCATCGGCTGGGAATTGATCGATCATGCGCGCTACAGCTATTGGGGCGGCCTGCGCGCCGTGGTCGTCCAGTTCTCGCGCGGCTGTCCGCATCTGTGCAACTATTGCGGCCAGCGCGGGTTCTGGACGCGCTGGCGTCACCGCGATCCGGTCCGCTTCGCCAAGGAGCTTGCGCGCCTGCATCGCGAGCAGGGGGTCAAGGTCATCAACTTCGCCGACGAAAACCCGACCGTCTCGAAGAAAGTCTGGCGCGCGTTCCTCGAAGCGCTGATCGCTGAGAACGTCGACCTCATCCTGGTTGGCTCGACTCGCGCCGACGACATCGTGCGCGACGCCGACATCCTGCATCTCTACAAGAAGGCCGGCTGGCAGCGCTTCCTGCTCGGGCTTGAAAATACCGACGAAAGGACCCTGGAGTTGATCCGCAAGGGCGCGACGACGGCCGTCGACCGTGAGGCCATCCGCCTGCTGCGGCAGCACGGCATTCTGTCGATGGCGACCTGGGTGGTCGGGTTCGAGGAGGAGACCGATCGCGATCACTGGCGCGGCTTGAAGCAGCTGCTTGCCTACGATCCCGATCAGGTTCAGCTGCTCTACGTCACGCCGCATCGCTGGACGCCTTACTTCCGTCTCGCGGCCGAGCGCCGCGTGATCCAGCCCGATCGCCGGCGATGGGACTACAAGCATCAGGTGCTCGCCACGCGCCATATGGCGCCGTGGCGCGTGCTGGCCTGGTTCAAGTTCACGGAAATGGTGTTGCAGTGTCGCCCAAAGGCGATCTGGCGGGTGCTGTTCCAGCGCGACGCAGGCCTGCGCCACGCCATGCGCTGGTACACGCAGATGGGCCGCAGGGTCTGGCCGCACGAGATTCTGGAATTCTTGCGTGCACGTCGATTGAAATGGGGGCCTTCGGTCAGGGAGTTCTGGGGTGCTCCGCAGGACGACGAGGAGCAGTCGATGACAGCCACGCGGCCGGAGCGCCGCGTCGGGAGGCGAGAGGCCGCGTGA
- a CDS encoding GNAT family N-acetyltransferase produces the protein MLQLFPGAVVAPVELAEAKGMVCIRTASASDVEDLSVYFAGLSTSSRNKRFMGARADLAVVAAECVAKADRPGHFTLLAEFRQEGQRNIIGETHYAYDAAARHGEFAISVADAFQRLGLGLQMMTAMETRAIDLGHEMIAGETARTNAEMRGLAKKAGFRDTGLGDWQSVHLAKHLSR, from the coding sequence ATGCTACAGTTGTTTCCGGGGGCCGTCGTCGCGCCGGTTGAACTGGCCGAAGCGAAGGGGATGGTCTGCATCAGGACCGCCAGTGCGTCCGATGTGGAGGACCTGTCGGTCTATTTCGCCGGCCTGTCCACGTCATCGCGCAACAAGCGTTTCATGGGTGCGCGCGCCGACCTCGCCGTGGTCGCGGCCGAATGCGTGGCGAAGGCCGACCGTCCCGGTCACTTCACCTTGCTGGCCGAGTTCAGGCAGGAGGGGCAGCGCAACATCATCGGCGAAACGCACTACGCCTACGATGCGGCCGCACGGCACGGCGAGTTTGCCATCTCGGTCGCCGACGCCTTCCAGCGCCTGGGCCTTGGCCTCCAGATGATGACGGCGATGGAGACGCGCGCGATCGATCTCGGCCACGAGATGATCGCCGGCGAAACCGCGCGAACGAATGCTGAAATGCGCGGCCTGGCGAAGAAGGCCGGGTTCAGGGATACCGGGCTCGGCGACTGGCAGTCGGTTCACCTCGCAAAGCACCTGTCGCGATAG
- a CDS encoding Crp/Fnr family transcriptional regulator, with the protein MRAVLDYCTGGTERQVAAGTVVVTEGGTSGHLYVLMQGKLEVLKGEMVVATVTEPGAVLGEMSVLLGQPHTATVRACSDAIVYEFEDAASFLKQEPGVALLIAKMLAQRLNVANTYLADLKRQYAGHGTHLAMVGEVLQSMINLPPLEVSPGSDRQSDPRM; encoded by the coding sequence ATGCGCGCAGTCCTGGATTATTGCACCGGCGGAACGGAGCGGCAGGTTGCGGCCGGTACGGTCGTCGTCACTGAGGGCGGCACCAGCGGCCATCTCTATGTGCTGATGCAGGGCAAGCTCGAGGTGCTCAAGGGTGAGATGGTGGTCGCCACCGTCACCGAGCCGGGCGCGGTGCTGGGCGAAATGTCGGTGCTGCTGGGCCAGCCGCACACCGCGACGGTCAGGGCCTGCTCCGATGCAATCGTCTACGAGTTCGAGGATGCCGCCTCGTTCCTGAAGCAGGAGCCGGGGGTGGCGCTGCTGATCGCGAAGATGCTGGCGCAGCGGCTCAACGTCGCCAACACCTATCTTGCCGATCTCAAGCGGCAATATGCCGGCCACGGCACGCATCTGGCCATGGTCGGCGAAGTGCTTCAGAGCATGATCAACCTGCCGCCGCTTGAGGTCTCGCCAGGCTCGGATCGGCAATCCGATCCAAGAATGTAA